A part of Astyanax mexicanus isolate ESR-SI-001 chromosome 2, AstMex3_surface, whole genome shotgun sequence genomic DNA contains:
- the LOC125799155 gene encoding scavenger receptor cysteine-rich type 1 protein M130-like isoform X2 has product MWFDMICELGSSVGGQRAQSRVINEQYFCYLCSFFLFINEEVVCRELGCGSPVEVLGAAAFGKGKGQVWSEELQCRGDESEITLCPITSSHKYNCSHGHTQARLMNGSDSCSGRVELQYLSEWGIVWEAQTIKHIRPDPATPLPLCRHICHITFFI; this is encoded by the exons atgtggtttgatatgatctgtgaactgggatctagcgtcggaggtcagagggcacaaagtagggtaattaatgagcagtatttttgttatttgtgttcattttttttattcattaatgaagaggttgtgtgtcgagagctgggctgtggttctcctgtggaggttctgggagcagctgcttttggtaaagggaagggtcaggtgtggtcagaggagcttcagtgtagaggagatgaatctgagattactctctgtccaataacctcttcacacaaatacaactgctctcatg GTCatactcaggctcggctgatgaacggctcagactcttgttctggtcgagtggagctccagtacctcagtgagtggggtatAGTGTGGGAGGCCCAgacaatcaaacacatccgcccagatccggccactcccctcccactgtgcag acatatttgtcacattacctttttcatctga
- the LOC125799155 gene encoding scavenger receptor cysteine-rich type 1 protein M130-like isoform X1 — protein MWFDMICELGSSVGGQRAQSRVINEQYFCYLCSFFLFINEEVVCRELGCGSPVEVLGAAAFGKGKGQVWSEELQCRGDESEITLCPITSSHKYNCSHGNDVGLVCSGHTQARLMNGSDSCSGRVELQYLSEWGIVWEAQTIKHIRPDPATPLPLCRHICHITFFI, from the exons atgtggtttgatatgatctgtgaactgggatctagcgtcggaggtcagagggcacaaagtagggtaattaatgagcagtatttttgttatttgtgttcattttttttattcattaatgaagaggttgtgtgtcgagagctgggctgtggttctcctgtggaggttctgggagcagctgcttttggtaaagggaagggtcaggtgtggtcagaggagcttcagtgtagaggagatgaatctgagattactctctgtccaataacctcttcacacaaatacaactgctctcatggtaatgatgtgggacttgtatgttctg GTCatactcaggctcggctgatgaacggctcagactcttgttctggtcgagtggagctccagtacctcagtgagtggggtatAGTGTGGGAGGCCCAgacaatcaaacacatccgcccagatccggccactcccctcccactgtgcag acatatttgtcacattacctttttcatctga